In one Aeromicrobium wangtongii genomic region, the following are encoded:
- a CDS encoding SDR family NAD(P)-dependent oxidoreductase yields the protein MIDLTGQRAIITGSSRGIGLAVAELFLELGASVVITGRDVARCTEVVARLGDRHHGRVVGYPGDVGNKDYIDALVEFSSTTWGGLDIVVGNAAVAKPGSVSSVSEADFEEMLRCNLYGNVWLARAALPHMIDGGGGAIVLVSSIGAVRGADRMGAYSLAKAAELALVRTLAVENGRYAVRANAVAPGLVGTSAAAGLWRDEPARFASFEARNPTGRMARPEEVAKSIAFLASPAASYITGHTLVVDGGSSITLDPLMGTHA from the coding sequence ATGATCGATCTCACCGGTCAGCGCGCAATCATCACCGGTTCGAGCCGCGGAATTGGGCTGGCCGTTGCTGAACTGTTTCTCGAGCTTGGTGCGTCAGTGGTGATAACGGGCCGCGACGTCGCCCGCTGCACGGAGGTCGTGGCGAGGTTGGGCGATCGCCACCACGGACGAGTCGTTGGCTACCCAGGTGATGTCGGCAATAAGGACTACATCGACGCGCTGGTCGAGTTCTCGTCGACTACCTGGGGTGGACTGGACATCGTCGTCGGAAATGCCGCAGTAGCGAAGCCCGGAAGCGTCTCATCGGTGAGCGAAGCCGACTTCGAGGAGATGTTGAGATGCAACCTTTACGGCAATGTCTGGCTGGCACGAGCCGCGCTTCCGCACATGATCGACGGGGGAGGCGGCGCCATCGTCTTGGTCTCCTCAATAGGCGCGGTGCGAGGAGCGGACCGGATGGGTGCGTACTCGCTCGCGAAGGCAGCGGAACTTGCTCTAGTGCGCACTCTGGCCGTGGAGAACGGACGGTATGCGGTGCGTGCAAACGCCGTGGCTCCAGGGCTGGTCGGTACCAGCGCTGCGGCGGGACTGTGGCGAGATGAACCGGCGCGGTTCGCCTCGTTCGAAGCTCGCAACCCCACAGGTCGGATGGCGCGCCCGGAGGAGGTCGCGAAATCGATCGCGTTTCTCGCCAGCCCAGCGGCTTCGTACATCACCGGGCACACACTCGTAGTTGATGGAGGCTCAAGCATCACCCTGGACCCACTGATGGGCACGCACGCATAG
- a CDS encoding flavin reductase family protein — MAQVVSSVMVVTAIEDGHPHGTTVSAFSSLSMQPAQVLIALDQTSRLLGRIERVGCFGVNILASDQGELAWAFAGKGDDKFGGVGWDPSSGSARIRGAAGWVACRVHALLPGGDHVIVVGDILDARSHGRTPLSYQDRTLGVHLPNTAPAPSPYRGGDAFRGLAWE; from the coding sequence ATGGCTCAGGTTGTGTCCTCCGTCATGGTGGTGACCGCAATCGAGGATGGGCACCCTCACGGCACGACGGTGAGTGCATTCTCGTCCTTATCGATGCAGCCTGCTCAAGTGCTGATCGCTCTGGATCAGACATCAAGACTCTTAGGTCGAATCGAAAGGGTGGGATGCTTCGGCGTCAACATCCTCGCTTCTGACCAGGGTGAGTTGGCCTGGGCCTTCGCTGGCAAGGGGGATGACAAGTTCGGCGGCGTTGGCTGGGACCCATCCTCCGGTTCGGCGCGTATACGGGGAGCGGCCGGGTGGGTCGCGTGCCGTGTGCACGCCCTGCTACCTGGCGGGGACCACGTGATCGTCGTTGGCGACATCCTTGACGCTCGAAGCCATGGTCGTACGCCACTTTCTTACCAGGATCGAACATTGGGCGTACACCTCCCCAATACAGCGCCGGCCCCAAGCCCGTATCGCGGAGGCGACGCTTTCCGCGGGCTCGCTTGGGAGTAA